One stretch of Cheilinus undulatus linkage group 5, ASM1832078v1, whole genome shotgun sequence DNA includes these proteins:
- the xbp1 gene encoding LOW QUALITY PROTEIN: X-box-binding protein 1 (The sequence of the model RefSeq protein was modified relative to this genomic sequence to represent the inferred CDS: deleted 2 bases in 1 codon) codes for MVVVAAGTGGAHKLLLISGKQTGSSSGSQTGFSRPISVVLPSAASQASSDSDSNSSAGPPIRKRQRLTHLSPEEKALRRKLKNRVAAQTARDRKKAKMGELEQQVLELELENQKLHIENRLLREKTSGLLTENEELRQRLGLDTLDSKEKVQGLLSNGNEMGLGIGSSERSTQAMCASAAGAGPAVPKSEDFSMDTDNPDTTDTESDLLLGILDILDPEMFLKSCEQECQEPQVLLVGGGNPVPPTTPAPLGAPPVKLEALNELIHFDHIYTKPVEEVCGGLCSDSESDTDEKIDEDAYPVAEIIVEEETVCVKDEPEEVVIPSCNNHSVVDDFFSAAPSSAISGLDKEACLADTYSDSGYEGSPSPFSNMSSPLCSESSWEDMFANELFPQLISV; via the exons atggtggtggtagcagCAGGGACCGGGGGGGCGCACAAGTTGCTCCTGATATCCGGAAAGCAGACCGGCTCTTCGAGCGGCTCACAGACAGGCTTTAGCCGGCCTATCTCTGTCGTTTTACCGTCAGCGGCGAGCCAGGCGTCGTCAGATTCAGACTCCAACTCCTCTGCAGGGCCGCCCATTCGGAAAAGACAGAGACTCACACACTTGAGTCCGGAAGAGAAAGCACTTCGCAG GAAACTCAAGAACAGAGTTGCAGCCCAGACAGCAAGGGACaggaaaaaggccaaaatgggGGAGCTGGAACAGCAAGTCCTGGAGTTGGAGCTGGAG AATCAGAAACTTCACATTGAAAACAGACTGCTTCGGGAAAAGACAAGCGGCCTATTAACAGAAAATGAGGAACTGAGACAGAGACTTGGGTTGGACACCCTTGACTCAAAGGAGAAG GTTCAGGGTCTGTTGTCCAACGGGAACGAAATGGGTTTGGGGATCGGGTCTTCTGAG CGCAGCACTCAGGCTATGTGTGCCTCCGCAGCAGGTGCAGGCCCAGCAGTCCCTAAATCTGAAGACTTCTCAATGGATACAGACAATCCTGACACTACAGACACTGAG TCTGATTTGCTCCTGGGCATTCTGGACATCCTTGACCCAGAGATGTTCCTCAAGTCTTGTGAGCAGGAGTGCCAGGAGCCGCAGGTGCTGTTGGTCGGAGGGGGGAACCCAGTACCTCCCACCACACCTGCGCCTCTGGGGGCCCCACCAGTTAAGCTGGAGGCCCTTAATGAACTGATCCACTTTGACCACATTTACACCAAGCCCGTGGAAGAGGTGTGCGGTGGGCTGTGCAGCGACTCAGAGAGCGACACAGATGAGAAGATTGACGAGGACGCCTACCCTGTGGCCGAGATCATCGTGGAGGAGGAGACGGTGTGCGTCAAAGACGAGCCGGAGGAAGTGGTCATTCCCAGCTGTAACAACCACAGCGTGGTCGATGACTTTTTCTCTGCAGCCCCCTCCTCTGCCATCAGTGGCCTGGATAAGGAGGCCTGCCTGGCAGACACATACAGCGACTCTGGATACGAAGGGTCCCCTTCCCCTTTTAGCAACATGTCCTCTCCTTTGTGCTCTGAAAGCTCCTGGGAGGACATGTTTGCTAATGAACTCTTCCCCCAGCTTATCAGTGTCTAA